AACATGCGCCGCATGCGCACGTCGTCCAAACCGTAAATCATATGCGCCGTCGCCGCCTCCCCGTCGCGTCCGGCGCGCCCGATTTCCTGGTAGTAGGCCTCGACGCTGCCCGGCATATCGGTGTGCGCGACGAAACGCACGTCGGGTTTGTCGATTCCCATGCCAAAGGCGATGGTGGCGACGATGATGACGCCGGGCGCATCCATGAAGATTTTTTGATGATGGGTCCGTTCGGCGGCATCCATCCCGGCGTGGTAGGGCAGGGCGCGATAGCCGTTTTCGCACAAAAGGCGCGCCGTTTTTTCGGTCTTGTCCCGCGACAGGCAATAGACGATTCCGCTTTCGCCGGGATGGGCGCGCACGATATCCAGCAATTGGCGGTTGCGCTCGGTGCGCGCGTCCACGGCGAGATGAATGTTGGGACGGTCGAACCCGGAAACGAAGACTTTTCCGGCGCCGGCGAACAATTTATCGACGATGTCGCGCTGGGTCGCCGCGTCGGCGGTCGCGGTTAGGGCGGCGATGGGAACACCGAGGAACAGCTCGCCAAGGCGGGTCAGGCTTTCATATTCGGGGCGGAACGACGGTCCCCAACGCGACAGGCAATGGGCCTCGTCAATGGCGATCAGGCGCACGGGCAGGCGCTGCAACGCGGCGATCATGCGCGCGGTCATCAATCGTTCCGGGGCCAGGTACAGCAGGCGAGTTTGGCCGCTTGCGACCCGCCGCCAGGCGGCGACGTTGCTATCTCGGCTCCGCGACGAATTGATGGTTTCGGCCTCGACCCCCGCCAGCTTTAGCGCCGCGACCTGATCTTCCATCAGCGCCACCAGCGGCGAAACCACGATGGTCAACCCGCCCAAGACCAGGGCCGGAATCTGAAAACACATGGATTTTCCCGCCCCCGTGGGCATCACCGCCAGAACATGCGCGCCGTCCAATATGGCTTGAATAATGTCGTGCTGGCCGGGGCGAAACCGGTCGTATCCGAAGACGTTTTTTAAAGCGGCGAGGGGCATGAGGTCCTATGGATGGAAAGACGGTTGAACGAGGCCGGCAAGCAAGTGGAGCATACGCCCACTGCCGCCGTTCGATCGGCGGCGGCGCGGCTCATCATCGTTATTATCGCCCGGCGATGCAATCGTTGGAGCGGCTTTTTCTTTCGTCGCCACCGCCACGGCCTCGCGTGAGGCGAATTTGAGGGGTAAAAGTTCCTTGCAACACGCGCTATTGTGAGTCGTAATATCAGATCAAGTCCGGCGTCGAGATCGGGCGATCTTGGAGGTTGTATCCGCCGTTGGCGCACCGACGGAACGAAGGTGGCTCCGTCTGTTTTTCGCGCTTTAGACGGCCTTATGA
This genomic window from Varunaivibrio sulfuroxidans contains:
- the recQ gene encoding DNA helicase RecQ, with translation MPLAALKNVFGYDRFRPGQHDIIQAILDGAHVLAVMPTGAGKSMCFQIPALVLGGLTIVVSPLVALMEDQVAALKLAGVEAETINSSRSRDSNVAAWRRVASGQTRLLYLAPERLMTARMIAALQRLPVRLIAIDEAHCLSRWGPSFRPEYESLTRLGELFLGVPIAALTATADAATQRDIVDKLFAGAGKVFVSGFDRPNIHLAVDARTERNRQLLDIVRAHPGESGIVYCLSRDKTEKTARLLCENGYRALPYHAGMDAAERTHHQKIFMDAPGVIIVATIAFGMGIDKPDVRFVAHTDMPGSVEAYYQEIGRAGRDGEAATAHMIYGLDDVRMRRMFIEQENTADDHKQREHKRLDALIGYCETPGCRRQTLLAYFGETTAPCGNCDMCLNPPELHDASDSARIALGAVEQSGQIYGAAHIIDIVRGAKTQKITSAGHHALAAYGAGAETPKERWRSILRQMTGAGFLRLDVAGYGGLAITSKGRDLMAGTEIFQCRVERHGITAQNRKTNGKTSGVLADLNDEERALFDALKSLRRELAHERGVPAYAVFTDRTLAEMARKKPTDIDAFSRIHGVGVSKVRDFAATFLGEIAHAE